The sequence below is a genomic window from Tistrella mobilis.
CTGCAAGATGAACCCGGCTGCGGCGATCTGCGGCTCTTGGTTGCCGGCACCTGGTTTCCGCCTCACATGATCTGATCCGGGGGAGCATCGCCATGCATTACGCCTATCCCATCGATCTCACCCCGGAAGCCGACGGCAGTGCCGTCACCGCCCAGGCGCCGGATGTTCCCGGTGTCACCACCTGGGGGCACGACATGGCGGACGCGCTCCGCAATGTGGCGGATGCTCTGGTGGCAGGGATCGAGGTCTGGATCGGGCGTGGTGACCCGATCCCCATGCCGTCGGCACCCCGGCCCGGTCAGGTGATGGTGGACCTGCCGCCGCTGGTCGCGGCGAAACTCGCCCTTCATGACGCCATGCGGGCACAGGATATCAGCAAGTCCGCGTTGGCCCGCCGCATCGGTGTGGATGAAAGCCTGGTCCGGCGCCTGCTCGACCTGCGGCACCGTTCGCGGCTCGATCAGCTCGAACGCGCGCTCGGCGTGGTCGGGTTGCGCATACAACTGCATATCATTGCCGTCTGACGCCCCGGTTATCGGGCGGCAGGTGCTCTGAAAGTCAGACGACAGGTCGGGCATTTCGCGTAAACTGGTGGCGGATGCCTTACATGTTCAGGTCGGATATGACATCGACGCAGCTCGCCCCCTGGGGGAAGGCGGATACCAGAGAGGGCGTGCGCCATCATCTCGCCCATCACTGCATGGATGTCGCGGCCTGTTTCGAGGCCATGACCGCTCTGCCCGTCCTCAAGGCACGGCTCGATGCCGCAGCCGGGTGGCGGCTCTCCCCGATCGTGATGGCCAGGCTGGCGGTGCTTTGCTTCCTGCATGACGCCGGCAAGTTGAGCCCGGGATTTCAGGGCAAGGGCTGGCCCGATCTGACCTGGCCCGTGCCGCGGGGCGGGCATGTTTTCGAAGGCGCCGGAATCTTCAGCCGCGGCCCGCTTGAACCGGCGGGGACCGAATTGATGGCGGATCTGCTGGCCTCGTGGGGGGAGAGTACCGAGGCGCTGCTCCTGGCCTCCATCTCTCATCACGGCCGCCCGTTCCGGCCGCCGGAGAGCTGGGACACCCCCTGGCCGCCCGTGAAGACCGCGCAGGGCATCTATGATCCGCTGCAATCGGCCCGGGAGATCGGGGCGATGCTCCGGCGCTGGTTTCCGCTGGCCTGGCCCGAGGGTGGGGAGGATCTGCCCGACCGGCCGGCCTTTCAACATTTCTATGCCGGCCTGGTCGCCCTGGCCGATTGGATCGGGTCGGACCGGCGCCTCTTTCCCTTTGTGGACGCGCTGGACCCGGCCTATGCCGCGCGGGCCCGGCATGTGGCCGCCGATGCCATGGGGCGGATCGGTCTCGATGTGCAGGGTTTGCAGCCGCTGGTCAGCGACCGGACCAGCTTCACGCATCTGACCGGCTTCGATCTGCCGCGCCCGGCCCAGGCGGCCGCGGCCCGGATCGACGGCGATGAGCGGCTGGTGATCCTGGAGGCGGAGACCGGGTCGGGCAAGACCGAGGCCGCCCTCTGGCGGTTCATCCGGCTGTTTGAACGCGGCGCGGTCGACAGCCTCTATTTCGCCCTGCCGACCCGTGCTGCGGCCGTCCAGCTCCATCGCCGCGTTCAGAAGGCGCTGGACCGGGTGTTCGGGGCGGCGGCGCCCGAGGCCGTGCTGGCCGTGCCGGGCTATATGCGCTCGGGCACCGCCACCGGCATGGCGCTGCCCGACTGGCGCGTCCGCTGGGATGATGAACAGGATGCCGATGAAGGGCGGCTGCTCGCCCGCTGGGCGGCGGAGAGCGGCCGCCGGTATCTTGCCGCCATGGTCGCGGTCGGTACCGTCGATCAGGCGATGATGGCGGCGCTCAAGGTCAAGCATGCCCATCTGCGCGGCGCTGCCCTGGCCCGCAGCCTGCTGGTGATCGACGAAGTGCATGCCAGCGACGCCTATATGACCGGGATCCAGACGCGTCTGCTCGATCATCATCTGGAGCGCGGCGGCCATGCCCTGCTGATGTCGGCAACGCTTGGTGCCGTGGCCCGCAGCCAATGGCTGAAACGGCGCCTGCCGGACCTCGACCAGGCAGTGGAGGCTCCCTATCCGGCCGTCTGGCGCAACACCATCCAGGCGCCCGAAGCCGTCCCGGCCGATGGTCGGCCCAAGCAGGTCTCGATCAGCCTGATGCCGGGCATGGAGGCGGCGGCGGTTGCGGCGGAAGCGCTTGCCGCCGCCCGCGCCGGCGCACGGGTGCTGGTCATCCGCAACACGGTGGATGCCGCCGTCGATTGCTGGACGGCGATCCGTGACGCCCAGGATGCAGACCGTGGGGCCGAAGACCAGGAGACCCCCGACCAGGAGACCCCCGACCTGCTCATGCAGCTTGCCGGCGGCCCGGCCCTTCATCATGGCCGCTTTGCGGCCGAGGATCGGGTTCTGCTCGATCAGGCGGTCGAAGCCGCCCTCTCCCCCGATGACCGCCGCCCGGGGGGCGTGATCGTCATCGGCACCCAGACATTGGAACAGAGCCTGGATATCGATGCCGATCTGCTGCTGACCGATCTGTGCCCGATCGACGTGCTGTTGCAGCGTCTCGGCCGGCTGCATCGCCATCTGCTGTGGCGGCCGGCGGGGTTCGAACGGCCCCGCTGCCGGGTGATGGTTCCAGCGGACGGCCTCTCCCCTCTGCTGGCGCCGGCTTTCGAGAACGGTCTCGGCGGCTGGGTGAAGGATGGTGTTCTTCAGGGGATCTATCGCGACCTGTCGATCCTGGAGCTGACCCGCCGTCTGATCCTCGATCATCCGGTCTGGGAAATCCCGGCGATGAACCGCTATCTGGTGGAACAGGCGACCCATCCCGATCGTATCGACCGCCTCCACGGCGAGGGAAATGATGACCGCTGGGCGCGGTATCGCAATAGGGTGACCGGCGCAGACATCGCGAAGACGCTCGGCGCCGGCATGGTGACGATCCGGACCGATCAGGACTGGCTGGATCTGGATCCTTTCCCGGCCAAGGATGAAGAGCGCATCCGCACCCGCCTCGGCGAGGAAGGCGCCCGGATCGTGTTTCCGGAGCCGGCTCCCGGGCCGTTCGGGGCGCTGGTGTCGGAGGTGGTGCTGCCGGCGCATTGGCATGGGCCGGATCTGCTACAGACTCCCATGATCGATATCGAACCGACCGGTCTGCGCATCAGAACGGGTGACGCGGCGCTGCTTTATGACAGGCGCGGCGTTTATAAAGAAAAATAGTTATTGATTAGATCATATATGCATGAATAGGATCGTGACAGAATATGAACCTGTCACGCCGATCGGTTCCCCGCTTCTGCGGGATAGCCCTTATTTCTCTTTGATCGAACGGTTTCCCCGCCTCGGTGGGGCACACCATTCGGAGCCTTACGCTCATGCCAAATCTCCTTGAAAACGAAGTCTTTACCGTCAATCCCCTCGGCCCCTGCACCCTGCCGGGTCTGCTCGCGGCACTTGGAGCCGACGAGGTGGACGATCTGCCGGCGCTCCGGCCACATCAGGAACCGGCCCTGCACATGACGCTGGTGCAGATCGCGGCTCTTGGCCTGCATCAGGCGGGGTTGACGACGCTGCCGGCGGATGAAGAGGGCTGGCGGGTCGTGCTGCGTGGCCTGACGCCCGAGCATCCGGACGATGCCCCCTGGTGTCTGGTGGTGGCCGACCCGGCGAAGCCCGCTTTCTTTCAGCCGCCGGTGCCGGACGGGCTGGTGCTGAAGAACGAGGTTCCGACGCCCGACGGGATCGATCTGCTGATCACCTCGCGCAATCACGATCTGAAACAGGCTGTCGCCCGGCGCCATGCGGCGGAGGACTGGGCCTATGCGCTGATCTCGGTCCAGACCTCGGAAGGTTATGGCGGGGCCGGCAATCACGGCATCGTCCGGATGAATGGCGGGTCGTCCTCGCGCCCGATGCTCGGACTGGCCCCCTTGCCCGACGGGCATGCCGCGCGCTGGCCGCGGCTGGGGGCCCGGTTCCGGCGGGATGTCGAACGCCTGCTGGCGACGCGCGATCAGGCGCCCGAGATCGGCGTGCTCTATCCGGCATCGGGCGGGCTGGGTCTCACCTGGACGGCCCCCTGGCCGGAAGGCCGGCAGCTTGCGCTCGACCGCCTCGATATCTGGTTCGTCGAGGCGTGCCGGCGTATCCGGCTGGAGCCGGCCGGCGACGGGTTTCGCGCCCGCAAGGGCACGTCCAAGGCGCCCCGTATCGACGGCAAGCACATGAAGGGCATGCTTGGTGACCCCTGGGCACCGGTGCATGTGGTCGAGCAGAAGAGCTTCACTCTTTCCAGTGGAAATTTCGACTACGAGACGCTGGTTAAACTGCTGCTGCCGGAGACCTCGCAGGAGTGGCAGCTCCCGCTCCTGGCACGTCCCTCCGAGGCCGAGAAGAAGCAGACCATGGCTGTGATCGCGCAGGCGCTGTCGCGTGGCAACAGCAAGACCGAAGGCTTCAAGTCGCGGATCATCCCGCTCAGCGGCAAGGTGGCACGGGCATTCGGGCGTGGGCCGGCGCATGAGGATCTGGTCGTCCTTTCCCGGGCCCAGGTCAAGGACATCGACGATATGAGCCAGGCGCTCCGCAACGCCCTGGTCCTGGTGGCGGCGGGCGGTGATCACGAGCGGATCAAGAAGGAAACCTACGAATACACCACACCGGCGCGGGCGGCGCTGCGTGACGTTGCAGACGGGCTGTTCTTCGAGCACCTCTGGAAACGGTTCGAAGCCAGAACCGATGCCGGCGGCAAAGCCGACGGCGATGCCGCAGCGGAGGCCGCCCGGCAGGCCTTCGTGACGGCGCTTCATGATCACGCGGTCCGGATCTTCGAGGCGGCATTGCCGGAGATCCCGTGCCCGTCGATCCGGCGACCACGGGCGGAAGCCAGGGCGCGGGAGCTGTTCAGTGCCGGGATGCGCAAACGTTTCCCCTTCATCTCCACCAGCCCCAGCCCCAGGGATGACGATGATGTCGCAGCCTGACACTTTCGCGGCGCAGGTCGCGACGCTGTCCGCTCAGCTCCTGAAATTCGACGGCGGCGACCGGGCCGCCCTCCGCCGCATGGAGCCGGACACGCCGGCCCCCCCGGCCTATTGGCGGCTGGTGACGGTCGCGGGTTTCATCCACTGGTCCGAGGAGAAACAGGCGGTTCTGCGCCGTGTCGTGCGGCAGATGGCCCTGCTGGTGCCGGCGGGAGAGACCGACAAGGTCACCCTCCACAAGACGGATCGTCCTCTGGGCGCCGTGCTCTGCGATGGCGGTGACGGTGAATGGGCCTCCAGAGGCGGCGCCCCCCAACCGGTGATATCGGAAGACCGTCTGGCCCGGTTCCTGGCGATGCCGGCGCGCGGACGGGGCGATGCGCTCGACCGGATGTTGCGCGGCATCGCTCGCAGGCGCAGCCCCGCTCTCGGCATCGATTGCGGCGAGCTGCTCATGCTTGCCCTGCGTCCCGACGACACCGCCCGGCTCAACGACATCGCCCGCGACTATTACCGCCGTCTCGACCAGGCCACCCGTTCAGCACAGCAGAAAGCGACTGCCTGATGTCCGCGCCCCGTTTCATTCAGATCCACAGCCTTCATGCCTATACCGCGGTCCTGCTCAATCGCGATGACAGCGGCCTCGCCAAGCGTCTGCCCTATGGGGGTGTGATGCGGACCCGGGTTTCCTCGCAGTGCCTGAAGCGGCACTGGCGGATCGAGGAAAGCGACCCCCATGCGCTGGCGAAGCTCGACGGCTTCGTCGACTCGTTCCGCTCCCGCGAGCTGGTGACCAAGAAGGTCCTGCGGCCGCTCGACGGACGGTTTCCGGCCGAGGTCGTGAAGGCCCTTGAGGCCGAAATCCAGAAGGCGGTCTATGGCGACAAGGGCGCCGACCGAAAGAACCGTCAGACGCTGCTGCTGGGTGCGCCCGAGATCGACTGGCTGGCGGCAGAGGCCGTCCGGCTGGCCGAGGCTGCGGCAGGTGATCCGGCCGAGGCCAAGGCCGTGGTGACCGAGTGGGCGAAATCGGTGAAGGACAATCTGAAGGTGCTGCGCGAGCAGACCGCGCTGCCGGGCGGGCTCGCAGCGGCTCTGTTCGGGCGGATGGTCACCTCCGACCCGGCCGCCAATCTCGACGCCCCGATCCATGTCGCCCATGCCTTCACCGTCCATGGTGAAGAGACCGAGAGCGACTATTTCACCGCCGTCGACGATCTTTGGGAGCCGGGCCAGGATCATGGCGCCGACACCATCCAGGAAACCGAGCTGACCTCGGGCCTGTTCTACGGCTATGTCGTGGTCGATCTGCCCCTGCTGATCAAAAATTGCGGCGATGATGCGGCCCTGGCCGGCCGTGTAGTCGAGCATCTGGTGCATCTGGTGGCCGAAGTGTCGCCGGGGGCCAAGCTGGGCTCGACCGCGCCCTATGGCCGCGCGGGGCTGATGCTGATCGAGGCCGGTGACCGCCAGCCGCGCAGCCTGGCCGGGGCCTTCCGGACGGCGCTGTCCGGGTCGGATCTCGACCAGGCCATCACCGCCCTCGATGACGAGCTGGGCCGTATGGATCGGGCCTATGAGACGGGGGAGGCGCGGTGCCATCTTTCCCTCGGCGTGGCTTTGGCGGCGGGCGGCGAGCAGGGCTCGCTCAGGACGATCGCTTCCTGGGCCGGGGAGCGGGTCGTGGATGCAGCACCGGAGGCTGCGGCATGACGCCGGCCGGCCATGACTGGCTGGTGCTGCGGCTGGAAGCGCCGATGGTGGCGTTCGGTGGGGTGGCAATCGACCAGGTCGGTGTCACCCGTGACTTCCCGGCAGCCTCGATGCTCACCGGTCTGATCGGCAATGCCCTGGGCTGGCACCGGACCGATACGGCCCGGCACCAGAACCTGCAGGACCGGCTGATCTTCGCGGCCCGGCGCGATGCGGAACCGGTGCCGGCGCGGCTCACCGACATGCAGAATGCCCAGCTCGGCAAAACCGATCGCGGCTGGACCACATGGGGCCAGCCGGAAGGCCGTGACGGGGCCAGCTATGCGGCCCCCCATCGTCGCCAGCGCGACTATCTGGCCGATCTCTGCGTCACCGTCGTCCTCCGGCTTGCGGATCGTCCGGAGGATCGGGGGCCGGGGGCGGACAGTCTTCACATCGAGGAGATCGAGGCGGCCTTCCACCGGCCGGCCCGGCCGCTGTTCATCGGCCGCAAGCCCTGCCTGCCGGTCGGGCCGATCGCGCAGGGGCGGGTCAAGGCCGCCACGGCCCATGCTGCCCTGGGATGCGTGCCGGCGGTGTACACCTCCGGGGACTGCCGGGCGCTCTGGCCGGTGGGTGACGGCCCGTCCGACCGGCCGGATGCCGACCGTGTGGTGGCGCTCGCCGATCTGCGCAACTGGCTGACCGGCCTGCATGGCGGCACCCGGATGGTCGTGGAAGGCCGGGTGACGGCACAGATGGCGCCGGCCGCCGTGCAGCAGGGGGGCGCGCCATGACCGATCTCCACTTCATCCGGCTCACGCTGCATCTCGATGAACTCGGCCGCTGGGCAGCCGGGCGCGATCGCGGCTGGGCCGGCCGGGGCGTGCGCCAGACCTTCGATGAAGGGCGTGCCCTGCACCATCTGCTGGCCGAGACCTTCGGCCAGGGGGTTCTTCAGCCGTTCCGCCTGTTTCCGATGGCCGGCGGAGAGCGGGGCAGTCTCTATGCCTATGCCACGACCGATGCCGCGGCCCTGACCGAGACGGCCAGGGCCTGCGCCATGCCCGAGATCGAAGCGGTGGTGGATCTCGACCGGATCCAGGGCAAGCCGATGCCCGGCCACTGGACAGCCGGACGTCGGTTCGGCTTCGATGTCAGGGTCCGGCCGGTGCGTCGGATTTCCCGGCCGCTGCCGCGCGCCGATGGCGATGCCTTCGCACCCGGTGCCGAACTCGATGCCTTCCTGGTCGAGGCCCTGCGCCGCTTTCCGGAAGGCGCCCGGGACGAGGCCATGCTCCGGGCCGGGCGCAGCCGGGAGGCGGTCTATGCCGACTGGCTGGCTGAACAGATCGGCACTGCGGCGCAGCTGGAGGCGGGAACCCGGCTCGCCGGCTTCGAACGCCGCCGCCTGGCCAGGACCGGCCGGGCGCCGGAGGGGCCGGATGCGATCCTCCATGGCACGCTCGTGATCACCGATCCCGAAGCCTTCGCCGCACTGCTCGCCCGCGGCCTCGGCCGGCATCGGGCCTATGGTTACGGCATGCTTCTGCTCAGGCCGCCGGGCCGGGACGGGTGATCTTATGCTCAGCGGTCGTCTGGGGCTGGAGAAGGCCCGCATTCCGCATCTGGACCGGCACGGCCTGGTCTGGCTCGATCGTGGGCGTCTGGAGGTGGAGGATGGCTGTCTGCGCTTCGTGACCGCCGGCGGCGGTGAGCTTGCGGCGGGGGATTACCAGATTCCCCATCAGGCGATCTCTATCGTGCTGCTGGGGCCTGGCTCCAGCGTCACCCATGATGCCCTCCGCCTCCTCGCCCGCCATGGCTGCGCGCTTGCAGCTATTGGCGAGGGGGCCGTGCGCTTCTATACAGCGCCGCCGCTTCTGCCCGACAGCTCCGCCGTCGCCCGTGCCCAGGTCGCGGCCTGGGCCGATCCCGCGCGCCGGATGGAGGTTGCGCGGGCGATGTATGCGCTGCGCTTCGGCGAGATCGTGCGGACCCGCGACATCGATGTCCTGCGGGGGCAGGAGGGCGCGCGGATCAAGCAGAGCTATGCGCTGGCCGCACAGCGCTTCGGGGTATCATGGCACGGGCGCCGCTACGACCGTGCCAATCCCGAGGCGGGAGACCTCCCCAACCAGGCGATCAACCATGCCGCAACGGCGATGAGTTCAGCCGCCGCCGTTGCTGTGGCGGCCGTCGGCGCAATTCCGCAGCTGGGGTTCATTCACGAGGATTCAGGGCAGTCCTTCGTCCTCGATATCGCGGATCTCCATCGTCACGATCTTGTGCTGGAGATTGCCTTCGGGGCCGCCCGGGATGCGCTCAAGACCCATGATCCGATCGAGCGGATCGTTCGCCGGCGGGCCGCACAGCTCTTTCGGCAGAAATCGGTGATCCCGCTGATGATCGACCGCATCAAGAGCCTGCTCGCGGTCGATGCCCAAGGGAAAGATGCCCAGGCTAAAGATGATCAGGCGA
It includes:
- a CDS encoding type II toxin-antitoxin system HicB family antitoxin translates to MHYAYPIDLTPEADGSAVTAQAPDVPGVTTWGHDMADALRNVADALVAGIEVWIGRGDPIPMPSAPRPGQVMVDLPPLVAAKLALHDAMRAQDISKSALARRIGVDESLVRRLLDLRHRSRLDQLERALGVVGLRIQLHIIAV
- the cas3 gene encoding CRISPR-associated helicase Cas3' — protein: MFRSDMTSTQLAPWGKADTREGVRHHLAHHCMDVAACFEAMTALPVLKARLDAAAGWRLSPIVMARLAVLCFLHDAGKLSPGFQGKGWPDLTWPVPRGGHVFEGAGIFSRGPLEPAGTELMADLLASWGESTEALLLASISHHGRPFRPPESWDTPWPPVKTAQGIYDPLQSAREIGAMLRRWFPLAWPEGGEDLPDRPAFQHFYAGLVALADWIGSDRRLFPFVDALDPAYAARARHVAADAMGRIGLDVQGLQPLVSDRTSFTHLTGFDLPRPAQAAAARIDGDERLVILEAETGSGKTEAALWRFIRLFERGAVDSLYFALPTRAAAVQLHRRVQKALDRVFGAAAPEAVLAVPGYMRSGTATGMALPDWRVRWDDEQDADEGRLLARWAAESGRRYLAAMVAVGTVDQAMMAALKVKHAHLRGAALARSLLVIDEVHASDAYMTGIQTRLLDHHLERGGHALLMSATLGAVARSQWLKRRLPDLDQAVEAPYPAVWRNTIQAPEAVPADGRPKQVSISLMPGMEAAAVAAEALAAARAGARVLVIRNTVDAAVDCWTAIRDAQDADRGAEDQETPDQETPDLLMQLAGGPALHHGRFAAEDRVLLDQAVEAALSPDDRRPGGVIVIGTQTLEQSLDIDADLLLTDLCPIDVLLQRLGRLHRHLLWRPAGFERPRCRVMVPADGLSPLLAPAFENGLGGWVKDGVLQGIYRDLSILELTRRLILDHPVWEIPAMNRYLVEQATHPDRIDRLHGEGNDDRWARYRNRVTGADIAKTLGAGMVTIRTDQDWLDLDPFPAKDEERIRTRLGEEGARIVFPEPAPGPFGALVSEVVLPAHWHGPDLLQTPMIDIEPTGLRIRTGDAALLYDRRGVYKEK
- a CDS encoding CRISPR-associated protein Cse1 → MPNLLENEVFTVNPLGPCTLPGLLAALGADEVDDLPALRPHQEPALHMTLVQIAALGLHQAGLTTLPADEEGWRVVLRGLTPEHPDDAPWCLVVADPAKPAFFQPPVPDGLVLKNEVPTPDGIDLLITSRNHDLKQAVARRHAAEDWAYALISVQTSEGYGGAGNHGIVRMNGGSSSRPMLGLAPLPDGHAARWPRLGARFRRDVERLLATRDQAPEIGVLYPASGGLGLTWTAPWPEGRQLALDRLDIWFVEACRRIRLEPAGDGFRARKGTSKAPRIDGKHMKGMLGDPWAPVHVVEQKSFTLSSGNFDYETLVKLLLPETSQEWQLPLLARPSEAEKKQTMAVIAQALSRGNSKTEGFKSRIIPLSGKVARAFGRGPAHEDLVVLSRAQVKDIDDMSQALRNALVLVAAGGDHERIKKETYEYTTPARAALRDVADGLFFEHLWKRFEARTDAGGKADGDAAAEAARQAFVTALHDHAVRIFEAALPEIPCPSIRRPRAEARARELFSAGMRKRFPFISTSPSPRDDDDVAA
- the cas7e gene encoding type I-E CRISPR-associated protein Cas7/Cse4/CasC, translated to MSAPRFIQIHSLHAYTAVLLNRDDSGLAKRLPYGGVMRTRVSSQCLKRHWRIEESDPHALAKLDGFVDSFRSRELVTKKVLRPLDGRFPAEVVKALEAEIQKAVYGDKGADRKNRQTLLLGAPEIDWLAAEAVRLAEAAAGDPAEAKAVVTEWAKSVKDNLKVLREQTALPGGLAAALFGRMVTSDPAANLDAPIHVAHAFTVHGEETESDYFTAVDDLWEPGQDHGADTIQETELTSGLFYGYVVVDLPLLIKNCGDDAALAGRVVEHLVHLVAEVSPGAKLGSTAPYGRAGLMLIEAGDRQPRSLAGAFRTALSGSDLDQAITALDDELGRMDRAYETGEARCHLSLGVALAAGGEQGSLRTIASWAGERVVDAAPEAAA
- the cas5e gene encoding type I-E CRISPR-associated protein Cas5/CasD, giving the protein MTPAGHDWLVLRLEAPMVAFGGVAIDQVGVTRDFPAASMLTGLIGNALGWHRTDTARHQNLQDRLIFAARRDAEPVPARLTDMQNAQLGKTDRGWTTWGQPEGRDGASYAAPHRRQRDYLADLCVTVVLRLADRPEDRGPGADSLHIEEIEAAFHRPARPLFIGRKPCLPVGPIAQGRVKAATAHAALGCVPAVYTSGDCRALWPVGDGPSDRPDADRVVALADLRNWLTGLHGGTRMVVEGRVTAQMAPAAVQQGGAP
- a CDS encoding type I-E CRISPR-associated protein Cas6/Cse3/CasE; the protein is MTDLHFIRLTLHLDELGRWAAGRDRGWAGRGVRQTFDEGRALHHLLAETFGQGVLQPFRLFPMAGGERGSLYAYATTDAAALTETARACAMPEIEAVVDLDRIQGKPMPGHWTAGRRFGFDVRVRPVRRISRPLPRADGDAFAPGAELDAFLVEALRRFPEGARDEAMLRAGRSREAVYADWLAEQIGTAAQLEAGTRLAGFERRRLARTGRAPEGPDAILHGTLVITDPEAFAALLARGLGRHRAYGYGMLLLRPPGRDG
- the cas1e gene encoding type I-E CRISPR-associated endonuclease Cas1e, producing the protein MLSGRLGLEKARIPHLDRHGLVWLDRGRLEVEDGCLRFVTAGGGELAAGDYQIPHQAISIVLLGPGSSVTHDALRLLARHGCALAAIGEGAVRFYTAPPLLPDSSAVARAQVAAWADPARRMEVARAMYALRFGEIVRTRDIDVLRGQEGARIKQSYALAAQRFGVSWHGRRYDRANPEAGDLPNQAINHAATAMSSAAAVAVAAVGAIPQLGFIHEDSGQSFVLDIADLHRHDLVLEIAFGAARDALKTHDPIERIVRRRAAQLFRQKSVIPLMIDRIKSLLAVDAQGKDAQAKDDQAKDAQAKDDERVKDDLRVEDDG